A part of Anolis sagrei isolate rAnoSag1 chromosome 3, rAnoSag1.mat, whole genome shotgun sequence genomic DNA contains:
- the PAOX gene encoding peroxisomal N(1)-acetyl-spermine/spermidine oxidase, producing the protein MEPGGGSSSVVPARPRVVIVGAGMAGLAAAQRLLLSGGGSRRFFGLRLLEASGRAGGRIRSVPFENKVVELGAHWIHGPSRENPVFQLASEHGLLDDDAMSEENQQVEAGGHPVWSSVSYSSQGQLLSSEIIESMRILFFTLLEESREFLHADKVPVQSVGEYMKKAIVQRMKEWTDDEKTKSLKLSILNLYFKLECCVSGTHSMDLVGLGPFGEYRMLPGLDCTFPNGYEGLTNRIMASLPKGTVLFDKPVKTIHWGSSYLEESTGRLFGVQVECEDGEKFFADHVIVTVPLGFLKEHYKTFFYPPLPSQKVAAIKNLGFGTNNKVFLEFEQPFWKPDCELVEVVWLDESPLAEPPSDLKTTWFQKIPAFIVLHPPERYGHVLLGFVAGKESEFMETLTDTEVLTTMTQVFRRVTGNPQLPPPRSILRSKWHSEPYTKGSYSYVSVDSCGDDIDVLAQPLPEETYNSKPPGLLFAGEATHRTFYSTTHGALLSGWREANRLIHIYDKPESLHAML; encoded by the exons ATGGAGCCCGGCGGCGGCAGCTCTTCCGTGGTGCCTGCCCGGCCGCGCGTGGTGATCGTGGGCGCGGGGATGGCCGGCCTGGCCGCGGCCCAGCGCCTCCTCCTCAGCGGCGGCGGCTCGCGGCGCTTCTTCGGCCTGCGCCTGCTCGAGGCCTCCGGGAGAGCGGGCGGCCGCATCCGCTCCGTCCCCTTCG AAAATAAGGTGGTTGAGCTTGGTGCCCACTGGATCCATGGGCCTTCAAGGGAGAACCCTGTATTCCAGCTTGCTTCAGAGCACGGATTATTAGATGACGATGCCATGTCTGAGGAGAACCAACAGGTGGAAGCAGGGGGACATCCTGTGTGGTCATCAGTCTCCTATTCCAGCCAGGGCCAGTTGCTGAGCTCTGAAATAATCGAATCCATGAGGATCCTCTTTTTTACTCTCTTAGAAGAATCACGCGAGTTCCTGCACGCAGACAAAGTCCCCGTACAAAGTGTGGGTGAATACATGAAAAAAGCAATTGTTCAACGGATGAAGGAATGGACCGATGATGAAAAGACAAAATCCTTGAAGCTGTCTATCCTTAACCTGTATTTCAAGTTGGAGTGCTGTGTGAGTGGAACTCATAGCATGGATCTGGTGGGACTGGGGCCCTTTGGAGAGTACAGAATGCTGCCTGGCCTGGACTGTACCTTTCCCAA TGGTTATGAAGGACTCACGAACCGCATAATGGCATCTTTACCCAAAGGGACTGTGCTCTTTGATAAGCCAGTGAAGACTATTCATTGGGGGAGCTCCTACTTGGAAGAGTCCACAGGGCGCCTTTTTGGAGTTCAAGTGGAATGTGAAGATGGGGAGAAATTCTTCGCGGACCATGTCATCGTCACGGTGCCTCTAG GGTTCCTCAAAGAACACTACAAGACCTTTTTCTATCCTCCGCTTCCATCCCAGAAAGTGGCAGCAATAAAAAATCTGGGatttggaacaaacaacaaagtaTTTTTGGAATTTGAGCAGCCATTCTGGAAGCCAGATTGTGAACTTGTTGAGGTGGTATGGCTGGATGAATCGCCTTTGGCTGAACCACCTAGTGATTTGAAGACGACCTGGTTTCAAAAAATCCCTGCCTTCATTGTCCTCCATCCTCCAGAAAG gtATGGACATGTCCTCCTTGGCTTCGTTGCTGGGAAAGAATCTGAATTCATGGAAACTCTTACAGACACTGAGGTTCTCACAACCATGACACAAGTATTTCGTAGAGTAACAG GAAATCCACAGCTTCCTCCACCAAGGAGTATCCTGAGATCTAAATGGCACAGCGAGCCCTATACCAAAGGTTCTTACAGTTATGTGAGTGTTGACAGCTGTGGAGATGACATTGATGTCCTTGCTCAACCCCTTCCTGAAGAAACATATAATTCTAAG CCACCTGGGCTCCTTTTTGCAGGGGAAGCCACACATCGCACTTTCTATTCAACAACCCATGGGGCTTTGCTGTCTGGCTGGAGAGAAGCAAATCGCCTTATTCACATCTATGACAAGCCTGAATCCCTACATGCTATGCTGTAA
- the TMEM72 gene encoding transmembrane protein 72, with amino-acid sequence MRQVTFWIVLEHICRLLGISTGAVLIAVGTDTLLQGKFKSLAVYLIISGIAVSVCEAAYFASLFLAIGSTPKIGSMKYTCWKQARRRGAFQKFLAYVLLSIACFLHPVLVWHVTIPGTMLVITGLVYYLLSKQKKETTANRQEQHCDLYDGTVVTASVDDTGQTYTFGREVHKGKNKFTMLDLKSIFRGYKKQNIVMSDSLAILSTKRQTHLEENVVDVILPVRENSEELESLPEETTSDTALILNSQIINS; translated from the exons ATGAGACAAGTGACTTTTTGGATTGTACTGGAACACATTTGTCGTCTGCTAGGGATTTCCACCGGAGCAG TGCTCATTGCTGTGGGTACAGACACACTTCTTCAGGGGAAGTTTAAGAGCCTGGCTGTCTACTTAAT TATTTCAGGGATCGCCGTTTCAGTGTGTGAAGCAGCATACTTTGCCAGTCTGTTCTTGGCCATCGGTTCTAC CCCGAAGATAGGATCCATGAAGTACACTTGCTGGAAGCAAGCCAGACGCCGTGGAGCATTCCAGAAGTTCCTAGCATATGTGCTGCTTTCAATAGCATGCTTCTTGCACCCTGTGCTTGTATGGCATGTTACTATTCCAG GGACAATGCTGGTAATCACTGGTTTGGTCTATTATCTGCTCAgtaagcaaaagaaagaaaccacAGCGAATAGACAAGAGCAACATTGTGATCTTTATGATGGAACCGTGGTCACCGCTAGTGTAGATGACACTGGACAAACATACACTTTCGGCAGGGAAGTACACAAAGGGAAAAACAAGTTCACTATGCTGGATTTGAAGAGTATCTTCAGAGGCTACAAGAAGCAAAATATTGTCATGTCAGACTCTTTAGCCATATTGTCTACAAAGAGACAAACACACTTAGAGGAGAATGTGGTGGATGTTATCTTGCCTGTTAGAGAAAATTCAGAAGAGCTGGAAAGCCTGCCTGAGGAAACCACATCTGATACGGCCCTCATTCTTAATTCACAGATCATTAATagctaa